Sequence from the Flavobacterium sp. TR2 genome:
AATGAAATTCAAAAATAAAAACATTTTCTATATTTGCATACCAGTACCTACCAGTTTTTAATTATAATAGTCACAATGACTTTAACATGAACATCATTTCAATCCAAAATAATATTGGTCTGCCAAAATATAGACAGATTATTCTTTCAATCGAAAAAGCGATTGAAGAGGGAAATTTAATAAAAGGAGATACGCTTCCGTCTGTCAATAAAGTCTGTTTGGCATTTTCTTTATCTCGAGATACGGTCTTGCTGGCGTATGACGAATTGAAGAAAAGAGGAATTATTTATGCGATTCCAGGAAAGGGATATTATGTTAAAAGCGTTGAAATCACTATTACTCAGAAGATTTTCCTGCTTTTTGACGAATTAAATATTTTTAAGGAAGATATTTATAATTCGTTTTTAAAAAACATCGGAAAAAATGTTCAGGTTGATATTTTCTTTCATCATTTTAATGTTCAGGTTTTTAAAAAACTGATAAATGACAGCAACGGAAATTATACAAAGTATATTATCATGCCGACGAATTTAAGCGACATCGCCGATTCTATAAAAACCCTACCAGTAAGCGACGTAATTATTTTGGACCAGACCAATCCAGAGTTAAAAATGTTTCCGGCAATTTACCAGAATCATCAAAAAGATATTTACGAAGGTTTGATGAAAGGCAAAACCCGACTGTCAAAATACAAGAAATTGATTTTGATTTTTCCCGGTTTTAGAGAGCCTCCAGGAATGAAATTGGGTTTTGAATCTTTTTGTCAGGCTTATAGCTTTGATTACGAAATTATTTCAGATTTCAGCAATCAGTCTATTGCTTTGGGAGATATGTACATTATACCTCACGATCGCGATTTGCTTTTGGTTATAGAAAATGCAATGAGCAGAAATTTAAAATTAGGAGAGGATTTCGGAATTATATCGTATAATGAAACACCACTGAAGAAAATTGCGGCTAATGGAATTACGACAATTTCAACCAATTTTGAATTAATGGGAAAAATTCTTGCCGATATGGTTTTGAATGGTATAAAAGAGCAGATCGAAAATAAATCTGCTCTTATAGTAAGGAATTCTTTATAGTGTAAGGCTATAAATTGAGCGCAAAGTTGTTAAGCAGTTTTTCTTCGTATTTCTCTTTGTTGAAAGTGTATAGGTAAGAGCCTTTTCTAGAAGACTGCATATCTTTTTCGTCCAGTTTATTTAAGATTTCTAAAGAATTTATTTTGCTGATGAAATTTCTTTTGTCTAATTCTTTGCTCAAAATTGCTTCATACAGTTCTAAAAGCTGGCGCATAGTAAATTTTTCAGGAAGCAGTTCAAAACCAATTGGTTTGATAGAAGTTTTGTATCGAAGCCTCTTAATGGCATTATCGACCATTTCGTTGTGGTCAAAAATTAAGTTAGGAGCGTCATTAATCGGGAACCATTCTGCATGATAATTTTTAATCAATTCAGCATTGTGGTTTTCAATATTAATTAAAGCAAAATAAGAAACCGAAATGGTTCTTTCTACCGGGTCACGATCTATTTCGCTGTAAGCATACAGCTGCTCCATATAAATATCGTTAAGACCTGTATACGTATTTAAGATTCTGGTTGCTGCAGCGTCTAAAACTTCATCGCGTTTTAAAAAACCTCCTATCAAGGACCATTTTCCTTTTTCAGGCTCAAAATCTCTTTGAATCAGAAGGATTTTCAACCCCTCATTGTCGAACCCAAAAATGATGCAGTCAACCGCCAGTAAAACTTTATCGGCAGAACTATAGCTATCTAACATATATAATTAATTTGGATGGTAAATATATAAACTTCTTAAAACGTATCATAATTTATTAATGTGTAATTTACACTTAATTATGGTTTGTTATGAAATAAGTGTTTTTTTAGTTTGTAATTATGAGATTGCGGATAAAATTTTGTTCGGCTTAGAAGTGCCCAAATTTAGTGCAAAGTTTTTTATTATTACAGGTTTTTAAATATTGCTTTCTAATTATTTTAAAGGAATTGTTGAGAAATACGTTTTTAAATATGGTTAAATTGACTATTAGTCATTTTTTTAACTATATTTACAAATGTTTAAAACACACTTAAACATTGTTTGAATCTTTTTTTTGAACTTAAAAATATTCAAATGGCCTTATAAAAAACCTTATTTACTATTAAAACCACATTATGAAAAAACCACTTTTCCTTTTGGTGATGACACTGTTTTATCAGTACACCTTTTCTCAGGTTACTACAATTTCGATAAAAAACAATAATGATTCACCTATTATTAGCAAACATATTTACGGTCATTTTGCAGAACATTTGGGGCATTGCATTTATGGAGGCTTTTTTGTTGGAGACACTTCTAAAATCCCAAACACAAACGGAGTGCGAAACGATATTGTCAAAGCGCTGAAAGATCTTAAAATTCCAAATTTAAGATGGCCAGGAGGATGTTTTGCCGATACTTACCATTGGAAGGACGGAATAGGCCCAAAAGAACAGCGTCCGACAATTGTAAACCAATGGTGGGGAGGTGTTACGGAAGACAATAGTTTTGGGACGCATGATTTTTTGAATATGTGCGAATTGCTTGGAGCAGAACCCTATTTGTCTGGAAATGTTGGCAGCGGTACCGTTCAGGAATTGGCAGACTGGGTGCAGTATACCAACTTTGCAGGCAAAAGTCCGATGAGTGATCTTCGTAAGAAAAACGGAAGAACAGAACCTTGGAAAGTAAAATATTGGGGAATTGGAAATGAAGCATGGGGTTGCGGCGGAAACATGACAGCAGATTATTATGCCAACGAATATAAAAAGTTTGCCACTTTTATGTCAGATTGGGGAAACGCGGGAGGAATTACAAGAATTGCATCAGGATCAAACAGTTCTGATTACAACTGGACAGAAGTTTTAATGAAAAACATTCCGTTAAGTATGCTTGGCGGTGTGGGTGTTCATCATTATGCTGTAATCAATTGGGACAAAAAGGGCTCAGATGTTGACTTTACAGAAAAAGAGTATTTCCTTACCATGCAGTCTGCTTTAAAAATGGAAGAACTTGTTGCCAAACACGCCGCAATAATGGATAAATACGATCCAGAAAAGAAAGTGGCCATGATTGTCGATGAGTGGGGAGGTTGGTACGAAGTTCAGAAAGGAACAAATCCCGGATTTTTATATCAGCAAAATACCATGAGAGATGCTATCTTGGCGGGTGCAACATTAAATATTTTCAATAACCACGCCGATCGCGTTCGTATGGCAAACTTAGCCCAATGTGTTAATGTGCTTCAGGCTGTAATCTTAACAGACAAAGCAAAAATGATCACGACGCCCACCTATCATGTCATGAAAATGTACAGCGTACATCAAGATGCTAAATTATTGCCAATAGATTTCAAGTCGCCTTTATATACGTTTAATGGTCAAAGTATTCCTGCCATATCAGTTTCTGCATCAAAAGATCAAAGCGGAACCATTCATATTTCGCTGGTAAATATTGATCCTGTAAATAAAAACAAAATAGAGATTGATGTAAAAGATTTAGGAGCAAAAGGTTTTTCAGGAAATAGTATCACTGCTTCAAAACTTCAGGACTATAACTCATTTGAAAATCCTAATAAAATTATTCCAATCGCTTTTAAAGGTTTTGAATATAAAAAAGGCAAGCTAGAAATTACTATTCCGCCATACTCGGTATTGGTTTTAGAAGGAAAATAATAGATAAAAATTTGAAATCAGCTCTTCAAAAAGCAGATTTCATGGTTAAAATAAATGGGATGTAATTTAAAAATATAAACTGTTTTTATTTTAAAGTTGAAATAATCGCAGTGTTATAAATGTATTGTTAACATTTATTTTTTGAAAAGGGGCTAAAATGCTGTTTTAATGCATTTATGGTAAAAATTAATCATGCAATTTCAATTAAGTGTTTTTTGTACACTTATAAATTATTTATAACTATATTTGTCAATATTTTAAAAATAAAATACCAATGAAAAATTATGTAATAGGATTGGACTACGGAACAGATTCTGTTCGCGCGGTGCTGATTGATACGGAGAATGGGCAGGAGCTGGCATCGAATGTTTCTCATTACAAAAGATGGAAAAACAAACAATATTGTGACGCCTCTATAAACCAATTTCGTCAGCATCCCTTAGATCATATTGAAGGATTGGAAATTACGATTCAGAATGTTGTGAAAGAGAGCAAAGTCGATCCTTCATTGGTTCGCGGAATTTGTATCGACACCACAGGGTCTTCACCCGTTCCGGTTACCAAAGACGGAACGCCATTAGCATTGACAAAAGGTTTTGAAGAAAATCCAAATGCGATGATGGTTTTATGGAAAGATCATACTTCTATTAATGAAGCAAACGAAATCAACGAACTGGCTGTAAGCTGGGGCGGAGAAGACGTTACAAAATATGTAGGCGGAATTTATTCATCAGAATGGTTTTGGGCAAAAATCCTTCACATCGCCAGACAAGACGAAGCGGTTAGAAATGCAGCCCACACCTGGATGGAACACTGCGATTTAATGACCTATTTATTAATCGAAGACAAAGATTTAAAAACTTTCAAAAGAAGCCGTTGTGCAGCGGGACACAAAGCCATGTGGCACGCAGACTGGAACGGACTTCCGCCAGTTGAATTCTTAGAAAAATTACATCCGTACTTGGCGCAGCTTCGCGGAAATTTATACGATGAGACGTATACTTCAGATTTAGTTGCCGGAAAATTGAGTCAGGAATGGGCAGACCGTTTGGGACTTTCAACAGAAACAGTTGTGGCTGTTGGAACTTTCGACGCGCATTCTGGAGCAGTTGGAGCTAAAATAGAAGAGAATACTTTGGTTCGCGTTATGGGAACTTCAACCTGCGATATTCTGGTTGGTTCTTATGATGAAGTGGGAACCAAAACCGTGCGCGGAATCTGCGGACAAGTTGATGGTTCTGTAATTCCGGGATTTATAGGTTTAGAAGCAGGACAATCTGCTTTTGGAGATTTATTGGCTTGGTACAAAGAATTATTACTGTGGCCAACGGAACATTTAATTGCAGATTCTTTTATTATAAATGAAGCACAAAAAGAACAATTAAGAGAAGAAATTAGCGATAAATTAATCGTAGAATTAACCAAAGAAGCAGAGAAAATTCCGGTTTCAGAAAGTCTTCCAATTGCTTTAGACTGGATTAACGGACGCAGAACTCCAGATGCAAATCAAGAAGTAAAAAGCGCGATTTCAAATCTTTCTTTAGGAACAAAAGCACCTCATATTTTCAAAGCTTTGGTAAACGCAATCTGTTTTGGAGCGAAGAAAATTGTAGATCGTTTTGAAGAAGAAGGCGTAAAAATCGACAGCGTTATCGGTATTGGTGGTGTGGCTCGTAAATCGCCTTTTATTATGCAGACTTTGGCGAATGTTTTAAACAAGCCAATTAAAGTGGCAGCTTCAGATCAGACTCCAGCTTTAGGAGCCGCAATTTATGCAGCCGTTGCCGCCGGAATTTATCCAAACGTAATCGAAGCAAGCCAAAAAATAGGAAGTGATTTTGATGGAGAATATTTCCCTCAATTAGATAAAGTAGCGGCTTATAACAAATTACTTGTAGGTTACGAACAATTAAGTGCTTTCGCAGATCCAACTATTAAAATTTCTCAAAATGAGTTCTCTTTATAAAGATTTAAAACAAGAATGTTACGAAGCCAATATGCAGTTAAATGCATTGAATTTGGTGGTGTATACTTTCGGAAATGTAAGCGCCGTGGACAGGAAAAATGGTGTTTTTGCCATTAAACCAAGCGGCGTTCCTTACGAAGACTTAAAACCGGAAGATATTGTGATTGTCGATTTTGATAATAACATTATTGAAGGAACCATGCGTCCGTCATCTGACACGAAAACGCATGCTTATTTATACAAAAACTGGCCAAATATTGGTGGCGTAGCGCATACGCACGCAACGTATTCGGTTGCCTGGGCGCAGGCACAACAAGATATTCCAATTTTCGGAACAACTCACGCAGATCATTTAACAGCTGATATTCCGTGCGCACCGCCAATGGCAGATGCTCTTATTGAAGGAAACTACGAACACAATACCGGAATTCAGATTTTGGATTGCTTCAAAGAAAAAAATCTTTCATACGAAGAAGTAGAAATGGTTTTGATTGGAAATCACGGTCCGTTTGCCTGGGGAAAAAACGCTGCAAAAGCGGTTTACAATAGTAAAGTTTTAGAAGTTGTGGCAGAAATGGCATACCTGACTTTACAAATCAACCCAAACGCGCCAAGATTAAAAGATTCATTAATAAAGAAACATTACAACCGCAAACACGGAAAAGATTCGTATTACGGACAATAGGGGTTTTTGTTTCAAGTTTTCTTTGTTTCAAGTTTCAAGTTTTTTTGGGACGTGAAATTTGGACCTTGAAACAAACAAAACAAAAACAATAAAATAACACGTCGAGTTTTCAGATTCCAACAACTTGAAACCTGAAACTTGAAACAAAATAAACAAAAAGAAATGATTGATATATCTCAAAAAGAAGTATGGTTTGTAGTAGGAAGCCAGGAATTATACGGTGAAGAAACACTTAGAAAAGTAGCAGAACATTCACAGATTATTGCAAAAGGATTAAACGCTTCGTCTTCGATACCAGTAAAAGTGGTTTACAAAGATGTGGTGAAATCTCCTGCTCAGATTTTAGATGTATGCTTGGAAGCAAATACAACTAAAAACTGTATCGGAATTATTGCCTGGATGCACACTTTCTCTCCGGCAAAAATGTGGATTGGCGGTTTGAGCATTCTGAAAAAACCATTGTGCCATTTGCATACACAATACAATGCTGAAATTCCGTGGGGATCAATCGATATGGATTTCATGAACCTGAACCAATCAGCTCACGGTGACCGCGAATTTGGTTTCATCATGTCAAGACTGCGTAAAAAACGTAAAGTTGTTGTGGGTCATTGGGAAGATCAAAGAGTTCAAAAACAATTAGGCATCTGGTCAAGAGTTGTTTTAGGATGGGATGAACTTCAAAACTTGAAAGTGGCCCGTATTGGAGACAATATGCGCGAAGTTGCCGTAACTGAAGGTGACAAAGTTGAAGCTCAGATTCGTTTCGGAATGTCTGTAAACGGATACGATTCTTCAGACGTAACCAAACATATTGAAAAAGTAACAGACAAAGAATTAGCTGATTTATTGGCAGTTTATGAGTCTTCTTATAATTTAACCGATTCTTTAAAAGAAGGCGGAGCACAAAGAAGTTCATTGGTTGAAGCAGCAAAAATCGAATTAGGACTAAGAGCTTTCCTTGAAGAAGGAGGTTTCGGAGCTTTTACAGATACATTTGAAAACCTTGGCGCTTGGAAACAATTACCAGGAATTGCAACACAAAGACTAATGGCCGATGGTTATGGTTTTGGTGGAGAAGGTGACTGGAAAACCGCTGCAATGGTTAGAGCATTAAAAGTAATGTGTATTGGTCTAGAAGGCGGAACTTCTTTTATGGAAGATTACACCTACCATTTCACACCACAAAAATCATACGTTTTAGGATCTCATATGTTGGAAATTTGTCCATCTATCGCTGACGGAAAACCTTCTTGCGAAGTGCATCCTTTAGGAATTGGAGGAAAAGAAGATCCGGCTCGTTTGGTTTTCAACTCTCCTGCGGGTGATGCAATCAATGTTTCGTTGGTTGATATGGGAACGCGTTTCCGTTTGATCGTTAACGAAGTGGAAGCTGTGAAACCAATGGCTGAATTGCCAAAACTTCCTGTAGCACGAGTTCTTTGGGATTGCAAGCCAAATTTAGAAGTAGCTGCAACTGCCTGGATTTTAGCCGGAGGAGCGCACCATACTGTTTACAGCCAATCTATCACAACAGAATATATGGAAGATTTCGCAGACATCGCCGGAATCGAATTATTGGTAATCGACGAAAAAACAACTATTAGAGAGTTTAAAGATAAAATCAACGCCAACGAAGCGTACTTTCATTTGTTTCAACACGGACTTTAAATTAGTCAAAAGCCTAAAGTCATAAAGTCTTAAAGTTGTAAAATGATTGTTACGCTGAGCGGAGTCGAAGCGTATTATTATTTGAAGCGATAAGTTTTTGTTACTTTTGACTTTAAGACTTTCGGCTTTAAGACTTTACTAACTTAAAAAAACTATGATTTATGAATGTATTAAAACGTTCCCTTTTTATACTAAGCATGCTAGGTATTGCTATAGTTACAGTTCAATGCAAAAGCGATAAAAAAATGGATAACACTACAGTTTCTTCAGATAAAAAAGGAGAAGTTACAATTGAAAAATCAGAATACGGAACAACAGCTAAAGGCGAAAAAGTCGAGAGTTATAAACTGAAAAACCAAAATGGGATGGAAGTGGACATCATCACTTTTGGAGGAAGAATTACAGATTTGAAAGTGCCAAATAAAGAAGGCATTTCAGAAAATGTTGTAATCGGATTTAATTCTTTGGCACAATATGAAAAAGAAAATCCGTTTTTTGGAGCTTTGATCGGAAGATTCGGCAACCGAATCGCAAAAGGTAAATTTTCATTAGATGGAAAAGAATATCAGTTAGCGATTAATAATGCTCCAAATGCTTTACACGGTGGTCCGCAAGGATATTTTAATGTAGTTTGGAAAGCAGATGAGGTTAAATCTGGCGAAACAGCTTCGTTGAAATTATCTTATGTAAGTAAAGATATGGAAGAAGGTTATCCGGGAACTTTGAAGGTTTATGTGACGTATACCTTAACGAACGATAATCAGTTAGAAGTTTTGTATGAAGCAACGACAGACAAAAAAACGGTTGTTAACCTGACACAGCATTCTTATTTCAATTTATCGGGAGATTTTACCAAAACAATCTTAGATCATGAATTGACTTTAAATGCAGATAAAATAGTTCCGGTTGATGCGAATTTAATTCCGACAGGAAAATTAGATGATGTAACAGGTACGCCTTTCGATTTCAGAAAACCGAAATTAATTGGAAAAGAAATCAATGCTAAAAATGATCAGTTAGAAAAAGGTAAAGGTTACGACCACTGCTGGGTGTTGAACAATCCTGAAAAAGGAAAAACAATCATTGCAAAAGTATACCACGCAGCAAGCGGAAGAGTTATGGAAATGACAACAGACGAACCTGGAATTCAGTTTTACTCTGGAAATTTCCTTGACGGAACTTTGCCAATGCCAAACGGAGGAACTTTTGCACACAGAACCGGACTTTGTCTGGAAACAGAACATTATCCGGATTCTCCAAACCAGAAAAATTTCCCAACAACGGTTTTAAACCCGGGAGAAAATTATAAAACGAAAACTACTTTTAAGTTTTCTGTTCAAAAATAGTTTTAGAATCTGTTTATTAATTTAGTAATTTTTTAAAAACCTCGAAAGCAATTGCTTTCGAGGTTTTTTTATTAGAGTTTTTTCTGCCACGACTCGAGCGATAGCGAACAGGCGAAGCAATTCACGAATTTCTTAGTAATTAGTATTGATTTTAATTAGTGAAATTAAAAAAGCAGCGTTTTAAAGCGATTCAATTTGCGTAAATTCGTGAATTCGTGGCAAAAAATAATAATTATTTATGACTTTCAAACATATATTCAAAGCAGAAGTAAATTGGACTTCACAAAAAAATGCAGTTGATTCTTCTAAAAGATTCTATAGCAAAAGCCATCAAATTAAAATTGAAGGCAAACCAGTCTTAGATATTTCAGCAGCAAAAGCTTTCAAAGGTGATCCGTCATTATACAATCCCGAAGATTTATTGTTGAGCAGTTTGGTTTCCTGCCACATGATGTCGTATTTATATGTCTGCTCTCAAAACGGAATAGAAGTTCTCGAATATTCTGATAATGCAGAGGCAACACTCGA
This genomic interval carries:
- a CDS encoding alpha-N-arabinofuranosidase produces the protein MKKPLFLLVMTLFYQYTFSQVTTISIKNNNDSPIISKHIYGHFAEHLGHCIYGGFFVGDTSKIPNTNGVRNDIVKALKDLKIPNLRWPGGCFADTYHWKDGIGPKEQRPTIVNQWWGGVTEDNSFGTHDFLNMCELLGAEPYLSGNVGSGTVQELADWVQYTNFAGKSPMSDLRKKNGRTEPWKVKYWGIGNEAWGCGGNMTADYYANEYKKFATFMSDWGNAGGITRIASGSNSSDYNWTEVLMKNIPLSMLGGVGVHHYAVINWDKKGSDVDFTEKEYFLTMQSALKMEELVAKHAAIMDKYDPEKKVAMIVDEWGGWYEVQKGTNPGFLYQQNTMRDAILAGATLNIFNNHADRVRMANLAQCVNVLQAVILTDKAKMITTPTYHVMKMYSVHQDAKLLPIDFKSPLYTFNGQSIPAISVSASKDQSGTIHISLVNIDPVNKNKIEIDVKDLGAKGFSGNSITASKLQDYNSFENPNKIIPIAFKGFEYKKGKLEITIPPYSVLVLEGK
- a CDS encoding aldose epimerase family protein, with the translated sequence MNVLKRSLFILSMLGIAIVTVQCKSDKKMDNTTVSSDKKGEVTIEKSEYGTTAKGEKVESYKLKNQNGMEVDIITFGGRITDLKVPNKEGISENVVIGFNSLAQYEKENPFFGALIGRFGNRIAKGKFSLDGKEYQLAINNAPNALHGGPQGYFNVVWKADEVKSGETASLKLSYVSKDMEEGYPGTLKVYVTYTLTNDNQLEVLYEATTDKKTVVNLTQHSYFNLSGDFTKTILDHELTLNADKIVPVDANLIPTGKLDDVTGTPFDFRKPKLIGKEINAKNDQLEKGKGYDHCWVLNNPEKGKTIIAKVYHAASGRVMEMTTDEPGIQFYSGNFLDGTLPMPNGGTFAHRTGLCLETEHYPDSPNQKNFPTTVLNPGENYKTKTTFKFSVQK
- a CDS encoding ribulokinase, producing MKNYVIGLDYGTDSVRAVLIDTENGQELASNVSHYKRWKNKQYCDASINQFRQHPLDHIEGLEITIQNVVKESKVDPSLVRGICIDTTGSSPVPVTKDGTPLALTKGFEENPNAMMVLWKDHTSINEANEINELAVSWGGEDVTKYVGGIYSSEWFWAKILHIARQDEAVRNAAHTWMEHCDLMTYLLIEDKDLKTFKRSRCAAGHKAMWHADWNGLPPVEFLEKLHPYLAQLRGNLYDETYTSDLVAGKLSQEWADRLGLSTETVVAVGTFDAHSGAVGAKIEENTLVRVMGTSTCDILVGSYDEVGTKTVRGICGQVDGSVIPGFIGLEAGQSAFGDLLAWYKELLLWPTEHLIADSFIINEAQKEQLREEISDKLIVELTKEAEKIPVSESLPIALDWINGRRTPDANQEVKSAISNLSLGTKAPHIFKALVNAICFGAKKIVDRFEEEGVKIDSVIGIGGVARKSPFIMQTLANVLNKPIKVAASDQTPALGAAIYAAVAAGIYPNVIEASQKIGSDFDGEYFPQLDKVAAYNKLLVGYEQLSAFADPTIKISQNEFSL
- a CDS encoding OsmC family protein; the protein is MTFKHIFKAEVNWTSQKNAVDSSKRFYSKSHQIKIEGKPVLDISAAKAFKGDPSLYNPEDLLLSSLVSCHMMSYLYVCSQNGIEVLEYSDNAEATLEVAPDGSGRFVEVRLYPKVKISNTDQIELALDLHHKANQLCFIANSCNFPVLHNASCEV
- the araA gene encoding L-arabinose isomerase, yielding MIDISQKEVWFVVGSQELYGEETLRKVAEHSQIIAKGLNASSSIPVKVVYKDVVKSPAQILDVCLEANTTKNCIGIIAWMHTFSPAKMWIGGLSILKKPLCHLHTQYNAEIPWGSIDMDFMNLNQSAHGDREFGFIMSRLRKKRKVVVGHWEDQRVQKQLGIWSRVVLGWDELQNLKVARIGDNMREVAVTEGDKVEAQIRFGMSVNGYDSSDVTKHIEKVTDKELADLLAVYESSYNLTDSLKEGGAQRSSLVEAAKIELGLRAFLEEGGFGAFTDTFENLGAWKQLPGIATQRLMADGYGFGGEGDWKTAAMVRALKVMCIGLEGGTSFMEDYTYHFTPQKSYVLGSHMLEICPSIADGKPSCEVHPLGIGGKEDPARLVFNSPAGDAINVSLVDMGTRFRLIVNEVEAVKPMAELPKLPVARVLWDCKPNLEVAATAWILAGGAHHTVYSQSITTEYMEDFADIAGIELLVIDEKTTIREFKDKINANEAYFHLFQHGL
- a CDS encoding NUDIX hydrolase — protein: MLDSYSSADKVLLAVDCIIFGFDNEGLKILLIQRDFEPEKGKWSLIGGFLKRDEVLDAAATRILNTYTGLNDIYMEQLYAYSEIDRDPVERTISVSYFALINIENHNAELIKNYHAEWFPINDAPNLIFDHNEMVDNAIKRLRYKTSIKPIGFELLPEKFTMRQLLELYEAILSKELDKRNFISKINSLEILNKLDEKDMQSSRKGSYLYTFNKEKYEEKLLNNFALNL
- a CDS encoding GntR family transcriptional regulator, with the protein product MNIISIQNNIGLPKYRQIILSIEKAIEEGNLIKGDTLPSVNKVCLAFSLSRDTVLLAYDELKKRGIIYAIPGKGYYVKSVEITITQKIFLLFDELNIFKEDIYNSFLKNIGKNVQVDIFFHHFNVQVFKKLINDSNGNYTKYIIMPTNLSDIADSIKTLPVSDVIILDQTNPELKMFPAIYQNHQKDIYEGLMKGKTRLSKYKKLILIFPGFREPPGMKLGFESFCQAYSFDYEIISDFSNQSIALGDMYIIPHDRDLLLVIENAMSRNLKLGEDFGIISYNETPLKKIAANGITTISTNFELMGKILADMVLNGIKEQIENKSALIVRNSL
- a CDS encoding L-ribulose-5-phosphate 4-epimerase; this encodes MSSLYKDLKQECYEANMQLNALNLVVYTFGNVSAVDRKNGVFAIKPSGVPYEDLKPEDIVIVDFDNNIIEGTMRPSSDTKTHAYLYKNWPNIGGVAHTHATYSVAWAQAQQDIPIFGTTHADHLTADIPCAPPMADALIEGNYEHNTGIQILDCFKEKNLSYEEVEMVLIGNHGPFAWGKNAAKAVYNSKVLEVVAEMAYLTLQINPNAPRLKDSLIKKHYNRKHGKDSYYGQ